In the genome of Metabacillus litoralis, the window GTAATCTTATCCTTGAATTTTCCATTTCGATTCACTCTTACTTTGTCATAGTCGAAAGTTGTATAAGACAGACCATATCCGAATTCATATGCAGGTGTCAGGTTAAAGGTAGAATGGTAGCGATAGCCGACGTAAATATCTTCTTCATACGTAAACTCATTATTTTCACCAGGGTAACGATCCGCATATGGAAGACCTTCATAGTCAACCGGGAATGTTTGCGTAAGTTTACCTGACGGATTCACCTTTCCAGTTAAAACATCTGCCACTGCATTTCCTAATTCTTGGCCTGGTTGCCATGAAAGAACGATACCATCTACCTTATCTTGCCAACTAACTGTTTCAAGCGGACCCTCAACATTTAGTACGGCAATGACTGGTTTACCTTGAGCTCGGTATGCAGCAGATACATCTTCAATCATTTTTTGTTTAGATTCTGATAAATAGAAATCCTCTTTTGATCGGTCAGATCCATATGTCCCAAACTCAGATGATAAAACAATAATTCCTACATCTGTGCTTTCAGCTGCTGCGATAGCATCCTGTTTTATATCCATCTCCGGAAGTGTTGGGAATGTTGAAACAAAAAAGTTTCCTGGAGTTTGCTTATACTCATCTGTCTGTCTTAATTCCTCAACATAGGTTTCATATTTCCCTAACAATTCATCATTGATTGTTAATCCTGCATTCTTTAGTCCTTCAGGAATACCCATTTGATATGGTGCATATACAAGTGCACTTCCACGGCCTCCAGTCATCGTTTCAACAGTAGGAGTCCCAAATAATGAAGCGCTTACACCATTGTCGATTGGTAAAGCCTTTTCATCATTTTTAAGGAGTACCATCCCATCTGCAGCCGCTTGTCTTGCTAGCTGAGCACCCGCTTCTAGATCAGGATTATTTGTTGCAACATGCCCTATAAAGGTTGGAGTTTGGATAACCACGTTAAGAATTTCCTTAATATTTCGATCTAGATATTTTTCATCAAGACTACCATCATTCACGGCAGCAATCACACGATTAACCTGTGCTATGCTTCCTGGCATCAGAAGATTCGTTCCAGCTTCAATTTGCTTAGCAATGTCTCGTGCACCGAACTCCCAATCCGTCATAGCAAATCCTTTAAAGCCCCAATCTTCTCTTAGAACACTTGTTAATAGATCCTTGTTTTCGGTCGCATATGTTCCATTAATCATGTTATAAGAATCCATAATGGCCCATGGCTGTGATTCTTTTACTGCTATTTCAAATCCCTTGAGATAGATTTCTCGTAAAGCTCTTTGACTCACAATCATATTTCCATTATTGTTTGTTCGTTGATTATAGGCTGCAAAGTGCTTAATTGTTGTTCCAACTCCATTATCTTCCACACCATTTACAAACTCTGATGTCATAATACCTGTTACGAGTGGATCCTCTGAGAAATACTCATAATTTCGACCATTTAGTAAATAGCTTTGAATATTCATGCCTGGTGCAAGTAAGAGGTCAATACCATATGCTTTGAGCTCTTCAGAAGTTGCTACACCAACCTTATTTACTAATTCTGTATCCCATGAAGAAGCTAGGACATTTGGAGAAGGGAATTTTGTGGCATAGAATGTTTGATCTGTACCTTCTCTAGTTGGGTTAATGCGAACCCCCATAGGTCCATCTGCTAAAACAATAGAAGGAATTCCAAGACGAGGAATGGCTTGAGTTTGTCCAGCTGCCCCAGGAACCTTACTTGATTGTGCTCCGATAATTTCTCCATTAACTGGATCAATCGCCACGGAATTCGCACCAACTACCATCGCAGCTTTCTCTGTTAATGTCATGGCTGCTATAACGGCATCAATAGAGGCAGCATCTACTAATTGTGGTGCAGCCTGTTGGTTAACATCCTGAGAAACAACTTCTGTTTTACTTCCATTTGCTTTTTGGCTTGAAGCAGCTACCGAATCCATACTCATACCAGACACGATTACACCAGACGCTAGTGCAATAGCTACTAACTTCCTTTACTTCTTTCTCCACTTTTTTAACATTTACTTATCCCCTCACTTCTGTTTAATTCGTTTCCACTCATGAAAACGCTGACAACTTTAGTTTAATAGACTTTTCCTCCTAAAAGTTGCTAAAAAGACCTGACTTTTTTGTGGTTATTAGGATTTTTTTGTTCTTTCTAATCTAAAAAAAAACGGAGACTTCATCCGTATTTTAAAAATGTTCAAATTGTAAATATTTTTGTCGAAAATCCTTTGGTGTTTCACCTGTTTTCTTTTTAAAGACGCGACTAAAATAATTCGGATCATTATAGCCACAATTAAAACATATTTCTTTTACACTCTTCTTTGAATGAATCATTTCTTTCTTTGCAAAATTAATTCTCACATCTGTCATATAATCAATAAAGGTAACTCCCATTTTCTCTTTAAAGATTTTACTAAAATAAAACGGTGTTAGGTTAACATAATCAGCCACTTCTTCTAGTGTTATGTTTTCTTTAAACCTTCGATCAATAAACTCCTTTGCCTTTTGAATCATTCCTTTCATGTGAGACTTTTTCCATATCACAACCTGCTGTATGGTGTCGAGTAACTTTTCTTTCGCAACCTTCCTCAACTCATCAGGTGTACGACAATCTTGTAACACTGTTTTTGACCCGATATTGTATCCATTTTTGTATAAATCACGAGAAATAACTACAAAAAACTCCTCAATTGACTGAACAAGCAGTTGTAAATCTCCTTCTGTTTTATGTAGTAAGCTCTCAAAATAAAAATCAAATTCATGAATAACTTTCGATTTTTCACCTAATCTTATTTGTTCTAAAAGTTCATTTTCTTTTTCGTAAAGAGATTGTCTTTCTGATATGCCTAGTGAATTTTCGGAAATCATTGCATAAGGTATTTCACCATCATGTATTTGCTCTAAGGCGATAATCGCTTCGTGATAAGATTTGACAAAGTCTTCACTTTTCGGATACGGCAACCCAATTCCTACTTTCAGGATAGTCTCTGAAAATTTCTCATTAAATTGATTGATTACTAATCGACAATACGATTTCGCATATGCTCTAATCTTTGAATCCCGGATTGATTTTTTTACTAGTATCAATACAGGTACCTTCTCATCAATCATTGGGCCAATAACGACTTCTTTGTCCATTTCTTTTGCCTTGTTCTTTAGCCAGTTGTAGTAAACCTTATTCATCTCTTTATCTATTAAGATATTTTTCCCTTTAAATGAAAATAGGATAATAAAGCCTTTAATCGCCTCAATATTTAACAACTTATTCCATTCCTGCAAATACATATCTTCTACTTGTTCCAGTAAGAGCGACGAAAGCCAGCCTGATTCCATAAGAGATAATGCTCTATTGTAGTTATGTTCTATTTCAATCTTCTTCTTTTGCTCTTCAAGTTCACCTTGTACACGTCTGAGCGCAGCCATCACTTCTTCTTTTATACTTGGTTTCAAAATATACTCTTTTACCCCTTCTTGCATAACCCCTTTTGCATATTCAAATGTATTAAAGGCAGAAATGACAATAAATTTGATCTCTTTATTTTTCTTACGAATGGCTTTTACTGCCTCTACTCCATCTATCCCTGGCATCTGTATATCCATTAACATTACGTCCGGACGAAGTTTCTCGGCAAGATCAATAGCAATTCGTCCACTCCTTGCTTCTCCCAAAATAGTTACCTCAGGCATTTCTGTTTGTATCATTTTTCTTAGCCCTTTTCGTTCCAACTCCTCATCATCAACAATGATTAGACGCATGGAATTCCACCCCTTTATCTATATTTTTAAATTTATCTTTTAATTTATGTTTCTCTGTTTTTTTACGCTCAAGAGATTTTTATTGAATCCCATATTAGACAATAGAAAATCACTAGTTCATACGTTTGGTTTTTTCTGAAAATTTACTATTTTTAATTAAAATTCCTGATAAGTTATGAAAACCCTTCCAAATTACATTTATAAATATCGTCATTCTTTTACAAATTTCGTTATTCTATAGAGTTACATAAGGTTAATTCTTGTCATTTTAGAAAAAAGTCAATAAAAAAATACAAGCTATATTAAGCTTGCATTTTTCTTTATTAGATATTAATTTAGGAAATCCCATACTGTTTAAACGCCGAAATATATCCTCCTGATGGTTATTATTGCGAACTCAGTATTCCATCTTTCATTCATAAATTAAAGTCTTCTACTTTTGCCTTGTTTTCATTATGATGTTTAAAGATCTGCCTATTCCTTTCGTGACCGTTGATGATAATCACGTTCAATATCTTCTTTCCAGCTTCGATCAATTTTCTTCCCACTTCGCAGCTTTACTACGGCCTCGCTGACAGATTCATAATTTAACTGTGTACCGATGTTGTCAGCACGATAGTCAACGGCAAAGTCTTCATCTATACCAAATTTTGCAGCAGTTGAAATGGCATCAATATTCGCTCCTAGGAAGATGAAGTTCCAACCATATTTCTCTTTTTGCTGTGATATCATGTTCTTTATTTTGTCAGGAGTATATTCACGACTGCTATTTTCCATTCCATCTGTTGTAATGACGAATAGCACTTTTTCTGCTCGTTCATCCTCGCTTGTGTGCTTTTGTACATTGACGATTTTTTGGATGGACATGCCGATTGCATCTAATAATGCAGTTGTTCCTCCTACCTCATAATCCTCTTGGGTCATTGGAGATATCCCTTTTACATTGATGCGGTCATGCAATAGTTCATAATGATAGTTGAATAGAGCTGTTGTGACGAACGCTTCTCCTTCAGCCTTTTTTTGCTTGCTTAGCATTGAATTAAACCCACCAATTGTGTCCGTTTCAAGTCCTGCCATTGAACCACTTTTGTCTAAAATAAATACGATTTCCGCTACATTTTTTTTCATTTCTTGTTATCCTCCGTTTTGTTTTATTTATACATGTAGGATAA includes:
- a CDS encoding glycoside hydrolase family 3 N-terminal domain-containing protein, translated to MSMDSVAASSQKANGSKTEVVSQDVNQQAAPQLVDAASIDAVIAAMTLTEKAAMVVGANSVAIDPVNGEIIGAQSSKVPGAAGQTQAIPRLGIPSIVLADGPMGVRINPTREGTDQTFYATKFPSPNVLASSWDTELVNKVGVATSEELKAYGIDLLLAPGMNIQSYLLNGRNYEYFSEDPLVTGIMTSEFVNGVEDNGVGTTIKHFAAYNQRTNNNGNMIVSQRALREIYLKGFEIAVKESQPWAIMDSYNMINGTYATENKDLLTSVLREDWGFKGFAMTDWEFGARDIAKQIEAGTNLLMPGSIAQVNRVIAAVNDGSLDEKYLDRNIKEILNVVIQTPTFIGHVATNNPDLEAGAQLARQAAADGMVLLKNDEKALPIDNGVSASLFGTPTVETMTGGRGSALVYAPYQMGIPEGLKNAGLTINDELLGKYETYVEELRQTDEYKQTPGNFFVSTFPTLPEMDIKQDAIAAAESTDVGIIVLSSEFGTYGSDRSKEDFYLSESKQKMIEDVSAAYRAQGKPVIAVLNVEGPLETVSWQDKVDGIVLSWQPGQELGNAVADVLTGKVNPSGKLTQTFPVDYEGLPYADRYPGENNEFTYEEDIYVGYRYHSTFNLTPAYEFGYGLSYTTFDYDKVRVNRNGKFKDKITVFATVENTGDVSGREAVQVYVSAPDGKLEKPELELKAFTKTKELRPGKKENLKFELDVKELASFDEEKSAWIVEKGTYEVLVGASSEDIRGTASFKVDQDILVEKVNDVLEPQVEIDRLSKFDK
- a CDS encoding response regulator produces the protein MRLIIVDDEELERKGLRKMIQTEMPEVTILGEARSGRIAIDLAEKLRPDVMLMDIQMPGIDGVEAVKAIRKKNKEIKFIVISAFNTFEYAKGVMQEGVKEYILKPSIKEEVMAALRRVQGELEEQKKKIEIEHNYNRALSLMESGWLSSLLLEQVEDMYLQEWNKLLNIEAIKGFIILFSFKGKNILIDKEMNKVYYNWLKNKAKEMDKEVVIGPMIDEKVPVLILVKKSIRDSKIRAYAKSYCRLVINQFNEKFSETILKVGIGLPYPKSEDFVKSYHEAIIALEQIHDGEIPYAMISENSLGISERQSLYEKENELLEQIRLGEKSKVIHEFDFYFESLLHKTEGDLQLLVQSIEEFFVVISRDLYKNGYNIGSKTVLQDCRTPDELRKVAKEKLLDTIQQVVIWKKSHMKGMIQKAKEFIDRRFKENITLEEVADYVNLTPFYFSKIFKEKMGVTFIDYMTDVRINFAKKEMIHSKKSVKEICFNCGYNDPNYFSRVFKKKTGETPKDFRQKYLQFEHF
- a CDS encoding vWA domain-containing protein is translated as MKKNVAEIVFILDKSGSMAGLETDTIGGFNSMLSKQKKAEGEAFVTTALFNYHYELLHDRINVKGISPMTQEDYEVGGTTALLDAIGMSIQKIVNVQKHTSEDERAEKVLFVITTDGMENSSREYTPDKIKNMISQQKEKYGWNFIFLGANIDAISTAAKFGIDEDFAVDYRADNIGTQLNYESVSEAVVKLRSGKKIDRSWKEDIERDYHQRSRKE